The following nucleotide sequence is from Triticum dicoccoides isolate Atlit2015 ecotype Zavitan chromosome 7B, WEW_v2.0, whole genome shotgun sequence.
aggttgttcggagtcccggatgagatcccggacatgacgaggagctccggaatggttcgaggtaaagatttatatatgggaagtcctattttggccaccggaaaatgttcgggatttttcggtattgtaccgggaaggttctagaaggttccggagtggggcccacctgcatggggggacccacatgaacgtgggtagtgggggcaaggccccacacccctggtcaaggcgcaccaagatccccccttagaaggaataagatcatatcccaaagggataagatcaagatccctaaaaaggggggatatcaatcggtggggaaggaaatgatgggatttctttccttccACCGTTGCCaacaccccaatggacttggagggcaagaaaccagccccctccacccctatatatactggggaggcgcatgggagctccacccttgcccctggcgcagccctccccctctccaacaccatctcctcctccgtagtgcttggcgaagccctgccggagaattgcaagctccaccaccacgccgtcgtgctgtcggagctctcccagaacttctcctctctccttgctggatcaagaaggaggagacgtccccgggctgtacgtgtgttgaacgcggaggcgccgtttgttcggcgctagatcggatcttccgcgatttgaatcgcttcgtgaatgactccaccgaccgcgttcttgtaatgcttccgcttagcgatcttcaagggtgtgAAGATGCACtccgtctctctctcttgttgctagaatctccatatattgatcttggtgatgcgtagaaaattgtgaatttctgctacgttccccaacagtacctcGAATTGCCTTTGTCGGCCAAGAGGCTGAGTAGGATCCAGTTACAGCCCCTGGAGgataagattgcatccaagctttctccatggtTGGGCATGCTAATGGCATCTCGGGGAAGGTTGTTCTGGGCAAGTCTGTCATCATGTCCATTGCCATATATTATATGACAACATTAAACCTTTCAATTGAGGTTCTGGAAAAGATTGATTCTCTTAGGCTTGCTTTCCTCTGGGCGGGTCGTGACAAGGTCACTAGTGGCAAATGCAAGATCAACTAGGTGCTGGCCTGCAAGTCCAAGGTTCATGGGCGTCTGGGTATCCCAAATCTGAGGAAGTTTGCGTCCACGCTTCGTATCCAGTGGCTTTGGGTAGAATGGTTGGATCCGGTGAAACTGTTGGTTCGCTTGGGTAACCCCTGAGATGAGAATGACAAAAACATTTTTGCGGCTGCCACCAAGGTGTTTCTTGGCAACAGTCTTTGTGCTTCTTTATGGGATTCATCTTGGCTAGATGGCATGAGGCCCAAAGACACCGCCCCGAAGATTTCTGACATGTCGAAAAGAAGGGGATGTATGGTTCAAAAGGTGTTGAATAATAACTTCTGGGACTCTCAAGTCAATAACGATGGGACCACCTCCACTACACATCTGACCGAGTTTGTCAACCTTTGGGAGAAATTATCTGTGGTGCACCTCAAGCCTGATGTGCCTGATTCTATCTCATGGAAGCTATCAAACGATGGCTCTTACTCCGCGTCCTCGACCTACAAAGCCCAGTTCCTGGGCTTAGTGGACTCCAACATGCAACAGTTGGTGTGGAAGATCTGGGCTCCTCCAAAATGCAAATTATTTGCTTGGCTTGTGATCAATAATAGGATGTGAACAGCCGACAGGCTTCAATGTCGGGGTTGTCCTAACTGCGATCGTTGCCCCCTATGCAAGCAAGTTCAAGAGTAAGCGGCTCACCTCCTTTTCCAATGCCGCTACATGGTTCGAGCTTGGGAAATGATCAAATCTTGGCTTGGCTTGGTTGATGTGCACCCTACTGCTTGGGTGGCGGTCCATTCAGTGAAGGCATGGTGGAACCTCATTGGCGCCAACATGTCACAATCTCTACGGGCAATGATGTCTCTTATTATGATTATCTTGTGGGAAATCCAGAACGAAGAAATGCACGCGTATTCCGCGTATTCCGCGTATTCTGTAACACCACGGTGCCGGTTGGGGTTCTTGTTGCTAGAATTAAAGATGTTTCAAAGCTATGGTGCCTTGCATGGGCCAAGTATTTGAGTAATGTAGTGTCGTGAGAGTAATGTATTGTAAATCGGCCATTGGCCAAAAACCTCTAaaccttcttcttaatcaatgaaactgGCAAATCTTTTGCCCAGTCTAAAAAAACTAGTACATAGACACATACAAAGCTCTCATCGGTTGTGAATCACAAGCACACCGCTCCTCATCCGTGACTGTGAGTCCACTTATCAACTTCATGCAAAACTGATGACCTGATCTGCAGGCTTCTTTTCTGAATAATAGAGCCGGAAGCTCTCATcgattttttttatataaaaaactaCCACTTAATGCTATCACCCCTGTTCCGAATTATAAGACATTTTGGATACTACTTCAATATGGGTTACaacatacggactgaaatgagtgaaacaaacacacaaaaacgCGTCTATATACATCCAATTCAGAAAACACTAGAACATTTTATCATTCGAAATTGGAGGGATTTGCGATGAGGCTTACAACTCACTGATTGAACACTAACTAGATCCCTCCCATTTTAACAAATATGTGTCATAATATATGTTTTTAGGGATATATTGCCTCCATAGTTGGTGATACGTATATACAAAAAAAAAGATCTTTTCGTTCCAGAAGAAATTAATATAGTATTTGGAAAAAAATGTTAGACAAGAAATGACTAATTAAAGCAATCAATTTGAGAGACGCGGTTCCTGCAATTTTGTATTTGAGAAATGCATTCTTTCTAAGTTGGTATTTAGAATTTTTTGGCTACCAGTGGCAGAGGCCAAAGGGACTAAGGACTCGCAAGccacaacccccccccccacccacccacccacccaacatGATCACAAGTGCATGTATGCATATGCTTGGCATATCCTCTAAATTCCCAAGAAAATTAGTTACCGTTTGGTCCTTCATTACATATTGTTTGACCCTTCAGATGGAATGCTCAAATGAGCCTTGACTTTGAAATAATAAAACCATAACCGGCGACGAGAAGCTTCCGAAATTACATGCATTCAAAAGGGCAAGAACCTCAAAATATGCACGAAACAAGCAACTGTAGTATAAGAACTATGAGAACATATGTTCATTTGATCCCATCGACTGAGCTAAGATTCCAATTGCACACTAGTGGCACTGAAACTTACAAACCAACGATCCCCAAATGCATCAACAACAACATCAATAGTGACCCGACGCATGGCCAAAAAACCTAGTACGGTTCATGGGTCttgcggtggtggtggtggggggtcaAGAAATGCTTCCAAGGAGAGGAACGCCGCAAAGCTAACTCGACCTTGCTACCGGCAACCATCACACATCGACTGATGAACACGAGAAGATCATTGGGAAGTGTAGTTAAACACGGGGAGGCGGACCCAAATCGGAACGACACTAGATCTCCAAGAAGGATGACAACACTCAAGGCATAACAGTGGCCACTGTCATGCAAGTCTTTCACTGAGCATGAGGATACAGAGAAGAAGCATATGTAGCCAACGTTGCACACCAACAAAGAACCAGTGCCAATCCACCAACTTGGCAAATGATTTGGCTGAGCACCTGCCCCGCACGACAACGGTGACTTGGATTATGTATACCGACTTAGCCACCTATCATTTAGAATTAGTGGTTTGCTTAACATGGATAGTTATACGTGCTACACAATATGTTCTACAGTGTCATGTGCTACACGGTGGAGAGGCCGGCGGATAACCTCCTTTTCGGGGGAAAAAGTCATGTGCTACACGGTGCTACCGTGCATTTTCAATCCAATGGTAAAGTTACCCGGGACTTGGCGGATTGAATCCGTGTCCCGGCGTGACACATATGACAGATCCGACGAGGTACACCGTCCTACAGGAACCGTCTTGCTCCATCTTTCTTGGATTCTAGATCTGCCACAACGGAGCAATACTAAGAGAAATGTTAGCTTTTCTTTTTACGAGAGGAGAAATGTTAACTTGATGTACGAAATGATAGAAATGTTAAGCTGGCCGGAGAAACAGAGAAGTGTTAACTAAGAATTAAGACGAGACAATGCCCGTTCTATTCTacacaaaagaagaaaagagagggaaaaTGCTTTATTCTTTATTAAGCTGAAAATGCAGGAGAGAATCACCCGGTCTCTTTCTGCATGCGCATGCCTCGAGTCGAGAGACCGGCAAGCTAGGCAAAGCAGCGAAGCAATGATGGCCGCAGAGCCCGAACCGTGCTAACCGTTGTGCCGAGCGCTGCCGCACCGCCGGGCCACGCCAGAGCAATATACCCCCCGGGCATACGCCCGCACCCGCGTCCGTCCGGCGCTCAAAACCACGGCCGCCCCGCACGCACGCAACGGCGCTCAAAACCATACGCGTTACGGGGCTACGTGGTGGTCGTACGGCCCGTGCGCGCGGGCAGGGTAGGGCAGGGCAGGCACGGCGCGGCTCCCCACGCCTTTCACGGATTCGGCAACCGTCCCCGTCCATCGGCGCCACCCACCACCGTCCTCACCACCCCGAAATGCACACGCACACTCGGCACCACCTCCATCCCACCTCCTCTACTAAACCAAACCAGCAGCtcgagaagcagcagcagcagcagctagccGATCTCCTTCCCCTTCCCCCATACTCTTTTTTCTCCACACATCGCTGCGTCGGTCGACCTAGCTAGCTCgccagctcgctcgctcgctcgcggtgGCGCGCGCGATTGCGGGGTCGGAGGAGGTGGATCGGCCGGCGGAGATGGGGCGGGGGAAGATTGAGATAAAGCGGATCGAGAACGCCACCAACAGGCAGGTGACCTACTCCAAGCGCCGGTCGGGGATCATGAAGAAGGCGCGGGAGCTCACCGTGCTCTGCGACGCCCAGGTCGCCATCATCATGTTCTCCTCCACCGGCAAGTACCACGAGTTCTGCAGCACCGGCACCGAGTACGAACTACGAACAGCACCATCCATGTCTCTCTTGCTTAGTTAATTATCAATTCCATTCCATCGCTTGCTGCCTGCTTGATTATACCTCTCTAACATAAGCCAGCTTCGTCTTGTTCTTCTCCATGTGTGATGTACTTGCAGCATCAAGGGGATCTTTGACCGCTACCAGCAGGCCATCGGGACCAGCCTGTGGATCGAGCAGTATGAGGTTGCTGCTTCTCTTTCTTGCCCTTCATCCATCTTTTTCTTTAGCTTCAACACTTTCTACTTTCCCTTTTAATTTCTAGATAGCTACTCATTCGCTGTTTTCTTGTGATTTGACATGAGATCTAATCGAGTCCAAGCTCCATCTTCCGGTGCTTCACTGCTCTTTTTCTTTGGCTGATTCGTTTTGGTTTGATTTGATTTCATCGCAGAATATGcagcgcacgctgagccatctcaagGACATCAATCGGAACCTGCGCACCGAGATCAGGTCAATCACTTTCCTCTTACCTTCTTTATATCCGAACCATTCTTTCATGGGGATTCTTTTGCTTCATGGGGATTCTTTTGCTTCATGGGGATTCTCCAGCTCCAGCAATTTATATTGTTTTGATGCCGAGATCGACTTGAATTAACATACTGTTCGTTTTTATACCCATCGCAGGCAAAGGATGGGTGAAGATCTGGACGCGCTGGAGttcgaggagctgcgcgaccttgaACAAAATGTCGATGCCGCTCTCAAGGAGGTCCGCCAGAGGAAGGCATGCACGTACAAAACCCTAGCTACCAGATTAGTTGATTTAGGCTTCGATTCCTAGCTGGATCTGTCTGTTTCTGCTCGCTCATCTGCTGTCCAATCCGTGCATATTTCATGCTAGCTAGCCCCATGGTAGATCTATACAGTTCTCGATCTCTAGGATATACGGAGTACTAATTAATAAGAGATTGATCCTTCTTATTTCCAAAGAATTGGTTGGGGTTTTCTTGTTTAATTTCATCTCATGTATTATATTGCTTCCTTTAACAACATATATAGCATCTTAATTaatcttcttttcttttttctgttgtTTTCGTTTTGATTTTGCAGTATCATGTGATCACCACGCAGACTGAAACCTACAAGAAGAAGGTGAGACCTTTTCTAAACAATCATTATAAGTTCTCTATGAATTGAAGTAGTTTTCTCCTAGCTCGAAAATTTCAGGCGTACGTTGCCCAATTTGGTGTACATGACTGTTCTGGCGCACACATATCTCCACAAAACTAGATCTTTCCCCAATTCGCTTACCTTGCCTTGTGTCAGCTGCCACTTGTTACAGTTTCTTTATTTAGCTAGTTCTCCATGCCACTGTTCGAACACCATGTGTTCACCAGATCTCTGTATTCTACAATCATTCGGTCACATTAATTTTGTTTGAGAAAGTCCGTCTAGCTAGATATGTATGACCATTATTGCACCTCATGAGCTGCATCATATGCATGGCGTTACAAATGAATTACATATTAACCACTCTGAtaatctagctagctagctagcttagaGCCCCAAACATACATCCATCTCCCAACCCTTATATGGTTGAACATTCAACCTAGCTAGTGACCGATGGAAGCAAAGATCTGACAGACACCTCCACGCCTCAAACGAACACATTGCATGCCAATGTACACGGTGCACTGCCATGCGTGTCTGCACTTTACACACTCAACCCCCTCACTTCGGCAACTCTAGACTCTACACTCTACAATTCTAGATCCAAATCTTGGCGTAGCTAATTAGCTATAGAGCCTTTGGAAAAATCTCGGTGTAGAGTATGCATGTCATGTGcttacatgcatgcacacacacgtaGACGAACAGCAATAGATGCAGTGATCTGTCTCCTTTTGACAGAAACACATAAGCTGGAATTGAGAAAGAGCGAAGGACAATAATCTTGGGGCTATATCTCTCATGCACTACACGTATCTCCTGCTAAGCCTAGCTAGATGATCGATCAGTAGCTGGCTGCCTAGAGATGCATGGGTGCATGAGCGTGCATGGCTGCTTTGTTCGGTCCCCCGGCTATCTGGGGGTAGCATGTCAAACACGGATTTTTATGGGATTGCACAGCGCCATGATACCCCTTGTAGATGAGGACCGGCGACGAGGCTTTATGGTTTGCGGAACTATAGAAACGAAGCCTTTAGTTATACGGCCTCTTGGCTTTTCGATCTGAATGAATGGCAGAGAACTTTCGCCTTTCTTTTGTTTTGCGTACTGACATATATATGATCCGGTCTTCAGCTTTGCGTAGTCCTGGGTATAATGCTTTATACCAGTCGTCAATGTGAAGCTAAAATTGGTTTCAAGATATGTTTATGTTCTAAGGTCCGCGTGGCATTAATATAGGCGCTCAGGGAAAGAATAGTGTGTCTTTTTCTTTCCGAAAAGGAGGTTAAACCCCCGGGCTCTAGATTGAGCGATGCACAAAGCATTCTTATTGTGAGGTTTTTAAAATCTACTATAAAGATGATATGACAAGGAAACAACCGCATCCAACAAATAAAATCACATATGTTTTACTGATCCCATGACTAGACTCACATTCAAACCGGTTGAACAAAGCCCGCAACCATTTCCATATGGTTGCCCCAGTGTTCAGAAGCTCCCGTACTTCTGCTATTGAAGTAAGGACCACATACAAATCTAGTCAGTAGCCCTGTGGATAATTGGCAAAAATATTGGAACTATAACAATGTTAAAGTTATCTCAACTACATGAGTTTCTTCTATAGCCATTGAGATTATATGGCTGGATGCTTTTGTAGTGGCGTTGGATGAACAATTGCTTGGACATATGAGATCTGCGATGTTAATCTAAACGATAAAACAGTTGGTCCTCGCACTAGATGACACTAATCTTACATGGGTGCTCCCTCCGTTTTTATATGCTTCGCATATTAGCTAGCTTTGTCTCGGGTCAAACTTTCTAAACTTTGATCGAGTTTATACAAAAAAAAATCCACAATACCAAGTCAATACCATTAGAATCATCAAACAAAATATTTTCATACCATATATATTTTTTGTTGTGAAAGTTTAGATTGTTTttgataaacttggtcaaacttataaAGTTTAACTTAGGTCAAAGCAAACATGCGGAGTAAATTAAAACAGAGAGCGAGTATTTGATGAGTGCatatatattccttttcttcaatcatCCATGTAAAAGCATCTTGTAAAGTACATGCACGTATAACAAAACAGTCTAATTAAATTAAATACATGTTGTCCCGTCAAATATACAAGCATGTACTTGATTAGTGCTACCTTCGTTAGGTGATATAAATACACGTGATGTTTTAGTCAAGTTAAGTTTCTGCAACTTTCACTGCGATTAAGCTAGAAAAATGTTAGCCGGGTAAAAATGAAATCAATAAAATATGTCTTTAACAATATTCATGTAAAGATGGCAGTCAAAGTTTAAAGGCCATTCCTATGTACAGAATGATGTATGCTTAAGAGTGCAGCGAGTATAATGTACTCcttatttgagaaagattgtttctcTTGCCTTTTCTTTTTGCCAACATTTTTTCATGTGCAACAGTTCTAGACCGGGTTCCACTACCATCAATAACCAAAAAAGGAAATCCAGCCTATATGTTCTAGTCACCGCCTACTCCAAAAGTCATAGTGAAGACCAATACTTAAGTTAATATGAGATAAACTGACTACCATAGTTTAATATAAGTTTAACTTCTGGAAGTTCATGTAAATTGAATATGATTGATGTTCAAGTAGTATATCCACAACAAGCTGCAGCAGGGAACTAGTAGCTAAACAAACAAGCTACCCGCACTTGGTTAAAACGGCGGCCTCCATTCGAAATAGATGACGACCTAGAATGGGTGTACTCAAACTTCTTTAACATCAAGCATGAATATATAGAATATGAATCATATTGTCCAACTGGAAATACCATTATTAAAAATTTCATGGAATTTTTAATAACATGTTGATAGAAATGTAACAGTAATACTTGCACTTTGACACAATGCAAGATCCAAAACAGCATGTATTATTGAGCAGAGGGAATAGATAAGATATATTAATTAAGGTGTTATTTCATCATGAAACAACTCATAATTTTATGTGCATGCTAGATTCCTCAAGGTGAATTTTAATACTATTGCATTATTTCAGCATGCACATATGTGAAAATATTCATAGCATTTGTTTGTGTTCTCAAGAAAAAAGGGATAAACTACAATCTTATTTTTCCATCCATCTGATTTTTACTCTGATTAATATTAATATATATATAGTTGTGTGCATCACAATGATGCAAAGGCCGGAGGTTTAACCtcctttttgaagaaaaaaatgtgTGACGTAAAGATTATTGTAATTGAAGTTACCTACATACTTATCAAAAGGGATTTTCAACAATTCACCTCGAAACAATGCTTAGTTGGAACTATACATCTCGTCAGCATGgacacatggcatgcatgcatATGTTGGTAGCACCATTGTATTCTACATGGATATATGGAGGAACCTATAGCTAGAGGGACAAAACTAAGAGCACAACCTATATAGGAAACCCCCAGCCCTTAGTTTGCTTGCATGCCATGGTCCTTCATATAAACTAGCCAGGTTTTCCTACTCATTCTGAACACGTCTTTCACTTGGGAGGTTTCTCAATGACAATGCAGTTAGACAAGCAACAAACCCATGTTAAATTGTGTATCCGCGACATGTCTAAGAGACTAAGACTGTATGTATTTTATATGTAGATGTAGATTCAGCTGGCTTTTGTCATTCGGTGCCTCCTGTTGTACGATAAATATACGCATGTATTTAACCCCTGCAGCTTGTTGCATCCGTGTACTAATTCATGCTTCTCTCGGAATCCATTGCACATATTCAGGTGAAGCACTCCCAGGAGGCATACAAGAATCTGCAGCAGGAGCTGGTGAGCTCTCTCGCTCCCTAGCTAGCTAGTAGCTATGTAACCACGATCATGCatcccttttccaaaaaaaaaaaaaaaaccacgATCATGCATGAATCCGAGCTGACCATGATAACTGTGCACGCGTGTGTATTTAGGGCATGCGCGAGGACCCGGCGTACGGATTCGTGGACAACCCGGCCGCGGGCGGGTGGGACGGCGTGGCGGCGGTGGCGATGGGCGGCGGCTCGGCGGCGGACATGTACGCCTTCCGCGTGGTGCCCAGCCAGCCCAACCTGCACGGCATGGCCTACGGCGGCTCCCACGACCTGCGCCTCGGCTAATCGATCACGGCTATTGCTCCTACTAGCTTATATATCGAGTGATCAAGTTACCACAATAAGAAAAAAAAATCTGTGTGTTTGTATTTGTGAAATGCTGTGATCGATGATGCCTTATGTCGGTCTCGTGCACATGATTCAGTTCAATGTGTAATTAACGCCGTAGTGCTCGACTGTGTATTGTATTGCATGATGTGCTATGACTTTGGTTGTGAGCTACTTGGTGCTACTATCATAGTATATATTTTGGTACTTGTGATGATCATTTCATATGTCTAAATGTTTTCTGGTTATTATGCATATTTGTTTTTGAAAAAGGAGG
It contains:
- the LOC119338457 gene encoding MADS-box transcription factor 16, with protein sequence MGRGKIEIKRIENATNRQVTYSKRRSGIMKKARELTVLCDAQVAIIMFSSTGKYHEFCSTGTDIKGIFDRYQQAIGTSLWIEQYENMQRTLSHLKDINRNLRTEIRQRMGEDLDALEFEELRDLEQNVDAALKEVRQRKYHVITTQTETYKKKVKHSQEAYKNLQQELGMREDPAYGFVDNPAAGGWDGVAAVAMGGGSAADMYAFRVVPSQPNLHGMAYGGSHDLRLG